One region of Mycolicibacterium insubricum genomic DNA includes:
- a CDS encoding acetyl-CoA C-acetyltransferase codes for MAPSERHAHAPNPGRILVATAKTTNASQRRRAAVLGGNRIPFARSDGAYAHATNQDMFTAVLDGLVDRFGLDGEQLSMVIGGAVLKHSHDFNLIRESVLGSKLSPYTPGLDLQQACGTGLQAVAIAADGIASGRFDAVAAGGVDTTSDAPIAFGNELRRALLSIRRARSNVDRLKLAGKLPASIGVDIPANSEVRTGLSMGEHAAITAKQMGVKRVDQDELAAASHRNMAAAYDRGFFDDLVTPFLGLYRDDNLRPGSSVEKLATLKPVFGVRLGDATMTAGNSTPLTDGASVALLASEDWAAAHGIEPLAYFVDSETAAVDFVSGADGLLMAPTYAVPRLLARNGLTLADFDFYEIHEAFASVVLATLAAWESDEYCKDKLGLDGALGSIDRSKLNVNGSSLAAGHPFAATGGRIVAQLAKQLAERKAETGKPVRGLISICAAGGQGVTAILEA; via the coding sequence ATGGCCCCGTCAGAGCGTCACGCTCACGCCCCCAACCCAGGGAGAATCCTCGTGGCAACCGCAAAAACCACAAACGCATCGCAGCGCCGCCGGGCCGCCGTCCTCGGCGGCAACCGCATCCCGTTCGCCCGGTCCGACGGCGCCTACGCCCACGCCACCAACCAGGACATGTTCACCGCCGTGCTCGACGGCCTGGTGGACCGATTCGGCCTCGACGGCGAGCAGTTGTCCATGGTGATCGGCGGCGCGGTGCTCAAGCACAGCCACGACTTCAACCTGATCCGTGAGTCGGTGCTGGGCAGCAAGCTCTCGCCCTACACCCCGGGACTCGACCTCCAGCAGGCCTGCGGCACCGGCCTGCAGGCCGTGGCCATCGCCGCCGACGGCATCGCCTCCGGCCGGTTCGACGCCGTCGCCGCCGGTGGCGTCGACACCACCTCCGACGCCCCGATCGCATTCGGCAACGAACTGCGCCGCGCCCTGCTCTCGATTCGGCGCGCCCGGTCGAACGTCGATCGCCTCAAGCTGGCCGGCAAACTGCCCGCCAGCATCGGCGTCGACATCCCGGCCAACTCCGAGGTCCGCACCGGCCTGTCGATGGGCGAGCACGCCGCCATCACCGCCAAACAGATGGGCGTCAAGCGCGTCGACCAGGACGAGCTGGCTGCGGCCAGCCACCGCAACATGGCCGCCGCCTACGACCGCGGGTTCTTCGACGACCTGGTCACCCCGTTCCTCGGTCTCTACCGTGACGACAATCTGCGGCCCGGCTCCTCGGTGGAGAAGCTCGCCACCCTCAAGCCGGTATTCGGCGTTCGGCTCGGTGACGCCACCATGACCGCCGGCAACTCCACGCCGCTGACCGACGGCGCCTCGGTGGCGCTGCTGGCCAGCGAGGACTGGGCGGCCGCGCACGGCATCGAGCCGCTGGCCTACTTCGTGGACTCCGAGACCGCCGCGGTGGACTTCGTCAGCGGCGCCGACGGCCTGCTGATGGCGCCGACGTATGCGGTGCCGCGCCTTTTGGCCCGCAACGGGCTGACCCTGGCCGACTTCGACTTCTACGAGATCCACGAGGCGTTCGCCTCGGTGGTGCTGGCCACCCTGGCCGCCTGGGAGTCCGACGAGTACTGCAAGGACAAGCTCGGACTGGACGGCGCGCTGGGTTCCATCGATCGGTCCAAACTCAACGTCAACGGATCATCGCTGGCGGCCGGCCACCCGTTCGCGGCGACCGGCGGGCGCATCGTCGCCCAGCTGGCCAAGCAGCTCGCCGAGCGTAAGGCCGAAACCGGTAAGCCGGTGCGCGGCCTGATCTCCATCTGCGCCGCCGGCGGCCAGGGCGTCACCGCGATTCTGGAGGCCTGA
- a CDS encoding metal-dependent hydrolase produces the protein MTDIEKSATAGKHVVRARRIRFAYPDGSLDRHFVDGDLVMSHVIAQLSATFPEGEDFFVRSVRHYADRITDPELKAQVQGFIGQEVTHGREHRALNDRLNRMGYPTRFIDRRTRVDLKLFERVLSPLTCLAITAALEHFTAVFAETLLTDERAQALLGSTEVRSMLLWHAIEESEHRAVAFDVYRAVGGTERRRIVTMRVIRATFTLSVAFFAALSLLGDRATYNPVRLLRSLNRLRHSPFLSRRVLSRLFAYTQRGFHPDDSDNAALLARWTAELFGEQGVLVDHLH, from the coding sequence ATGACGGACATCGAAAAGTCGGCCACCGCAGGTAAACACGTCGTCCGGGCGCGCCGCATCCGGTTCGCCTACCCGGACGGGTCGCTGGACCGCCACTTCGTCGACGGCGACCTGGTGATGAGCCACGTCATCGCCCAGCTGTCCGCCACGTTTCCCGAGGGAGAGGATTTCTTCGTCCGCTCGGTGCGCCACTACGCCGACCGGATCACCGATCCCGAACTGAAGGCGCAGGTCCAGGGCTTCATCGGGCAGGAGGTCACCCATGGCCGCGAGCACCGTGCGCTGAACGACCGGCTGAACCGGATGGGCTACCCCACCCGGTTCATCGACCGGCGCACCCGGGTGGACCTGAAGCTGTTCGAGCGGGTGCTGTCGCCGCTGACCTGCCTGGCGATCACCGCGGCGCTGGAGCACTTCACCGCGGTGTTCGCCGAAACCCTGCTCACCGACGAACGGGCCCAGGCGCTGCTCGGGTCCACGGAGGTGCGGTCCATGCTGCTGTGGCACGCCATCGAGGAGTCCGAGCATCGGGCGGTCGCGTTCGACGTCTACCGGGCGGTCGGCGGAACGGAACGACGACGGATCGTCACCATGCGGGTCATCAGAGCGACGTTCACCCTCAGCGTCGCCTTCTTCGCGGCCCTGTCGCTGCTGGGTGACCGCGCCACCTATAACCCGGTCCGGCTGTTGCGCAGCCTCAATCGGCTGCGCCACTCGCCGTTTCTCTCCCGGCGGGTGCTGTCTCGGCTGTTCGCCTACACCCAGCGGGGGTTTCATCCCGACGACAGCGACAACGCCGCACTCCTGGCGCGGTGGACCGCGGAGTTGTTCGGCGAACAGGGCGTACTGGTCGATCACCTGCACTGA
- a CDS encoding DUF1361 domain-containing protein codes for MVEVRRIVLLSSLLVTTGLTVVLGVTDPAVPLSYPSRFLVWNLFLAWMPLLFAVGFATVRTRFWLLPLGVGWLAFLPNAPYLVTDLVHLSEGYELWRHVLQYGFAAWTGIMLGVVSMRLVHQRLDREFGVLAGWLTIVASVALCAVGVVIGRFQRWNSWDLVTRPDDVLAETLRWVREPLAQVQSTGVALAVAAFFGLAYLTVWALPGFSHPER; via the coding sequence ATGGTGGAGGTGCGCCGGATCGTCCTGTTGTCATCGCTACTGGTGACGACCGGTCTGACGGTGGTTCTCGGTGTCACCGACCCGGCCGTGCCGCTGAGCTACCCGAGCAGGTTCCTGGTGTGGAATCTCTTCCTGGCGTGGATGCCCCTGCTCTTCGCCGTAGGCTTCGCTACCGTGCGCACCCGGTTCTGGCTGCTGCCGCTGGGCGTCGGCTGGCTTGCCTTCCTGCCGAACGCGCCGTACCTGGTGACCGACCTCGTGCATCTATCCGAGGGATACGAACTGTGGCGGCACGTGCTGCAGTACGGATTCGCGGCCTGGACCGGCATCATGCTCGGGGTGGTGTCGATGCGACTCGTCCACCAGCGGCTGGACCGGGAATTCGGTGTGCTGGCCGGGTGGCTCACCATCGTCGCCTCCGTCGCGCTGTGCGCGGTCGGCGTGGTCATCGGCCGGTTCCAGCGGTGGAACTCGTGGGATCTGGTCACCCGGCCCGACGACGTCCTGGCCGAAACCCTGCGCTGGGTTCGCGAACCACTGGCGCAGGTGCAGTCCACCGGAGTGGCGTTGGCCGTCGCCGCTTTCTTCGGTCTGGCCTACCTGACGGTCTGGGCCCTGCCCGGTTTCAGCCACCCGGAGCGTTAG
- a CDS encoding acyl-CoA dehydrogenase, with protein sequence MGHYKSNVRDQEFNLFEVLSIDEAFGTGRFADIDVDTAREMLSEMARLAEGPIADSFADGDRNPPVFDPDTHTVTLPERFKASVRAVVEGGWHRVGLREEVGGMPAPSALLWALHEHILGANPAVWVYTSGATLAQIFYENATEDQKKWAILAADRDWGATMVLTEPDAGSDVGAGRTKAIQQPDGSWHIDGVKRFITSADADDLFENTLHLVLARPDGAGPGTKGLSLFVVPKFVFDAETGELGERNGVFVTNVEHKMGLNASATCELTFGQHGVPAKGWLVGEVHSGIAQMFDVIEMARMMVGTKAIATLSTGYLNALAYAKDRVQGADLTRMMDKTAPRVTITHHPDVRRSLLTQKAYAEGMRAVYLYTASFQDAEVVAAVHDIDPDLALRVNDLLLPIVKGCGSERAFILLGQESLQTFGGSGFLQDYPIEQYVRDSKIDSLYEGTTAIQAQDFFFRKIIRDKGQALAYVAGQIEEFIRNDTGNGRLKAERTLLANALADVQGMAAALSGYLASAQEDAPSVYKVGTGSVRFLMAVGDLLIGWLLARQAAVAIEKLDAGATGADKLFYEGKIAAASFFAKNMLPQLSATRTIIENLDNDLMELDEAAF encoded by the coding sequence GTGGGTCACTACAAGTCCAACGTCCGCGATCAGGAGTTCAACCTGTTCGAGGTTCTGAGCATCGACGAGGCATTCGGCACGGGCCGCTTCGCCGACATCGACGTCGACACCGCCCGGGAAATGCTGTCGGAGATGGCGCGTCTGGCCGAGGGCCCGATCGCCGATTCCTTCGCAGACGGCGACCGCAACCCGCCGGTCTTCGACCCCGACACCCACACCGTCACCCTGCCCGAACGGTTCAAAGCCTCGGTCCGCGCGGTCGTCGAAGGCGGCTGGCACAGGGTCGGCCTGCGCGAGGAAGTCGGCGGGATGCCGGCACCCAGCGCCCTGCTGTGGGCCCTGCACGAACACATCCTCGGCGCCAACCCGGCGGTGTGGGTCTACACCAGCGGCGCCACCCTCGCGCAGATCTTCTACGAGAACGCCACCGAAGATCAGAAGAAGTGGGCGATCCTGGCCGCCGACCGCGACTGGGGCGCCACCATGGTGCTCACCGAGCCCGACGCCGGGTCCGACGTGGGCGCCGGCCGCACCAAGGCGATCCAGCAGCCCGACGGCTCCTGGCACATCGACGGGGTGAAGCGGTTCATCACCTCCGCCGACGCGGACGATCTGTTCGAGAACACCCTTCATCTGGTGCTGGCCCGCCCCGACGGCGCCGGCCCGGGCACCAAGGGTCTGTCGTTATTCGTGGTGCCGAAGTTCGTGTTCGACGCCGAGACCGGGGAACTCGGTGAGCGCAACGGCGTCTTCGTCACCAACGTCGAGCACAAGATGGGCCTGAACGCGTCGGCCACCTGTGAGCTGACGTTCGGTCAGCACGGCGTGCCCGCCAAGGGCTGGCTGGTCGGGGAGGTGCACTCCGGCATTGCCCAGATGTTCGACGTGATCGAGATGGCGCGGATGATGGTGGGCACCAAGGCCATTGCGACGCTGTCGACGGGATACCTCAATGCGCTGGCCTACGCGAAGGACCGGGTGCAGGGCGCGGATCTCACGCGGATGATGGACAAGACCGCGCCCCGGGTCACCATCACCCATCACCCGGATGTCCGGCGCAGCCTGCTGACCCAGAAGGCCTACGCCGAGGGTATGCGCGCGGTGTATCTCTACACGGCCTCGTTCCAGGATGCGGAGGTTGTCGCCGCGGTCCACGACATCGACCCCGATCTGGCGCTGCGGGTCAACGATCTGCTGCTGCCGATCGTCAAGGGCTGCGGTTCAGAGAGGGCGTTCATCCTGCTGGGCCAGGAATCGCTGCAGACCTTCGGCGGCTCGGGCTTCCTGCAGGACTACCCGATCGAGCAGTACGTGCGGGATTCGAAGATCGACTCCCTGTATGAGGGCACCACCGCCATCCAGGCGCAGGACTTCTTCTTCCGCAAGATCATCCGGGACAAGGGTCAGGCGCTGGCGTACGTGGCCGGCCAGATCGAGGAGTTCATCCGCAACGACACCGGCAACGGCCGACTCAAGGCCGAGCGCACCCTGCTGGCCAACGCGCTGGCCGACGTGCAGGGCATGGCCGCCGCACTGTCGGGGTACCTGGCGTCGGCGCAAGAAGACGCCCCCAGCGTGTACAAGGTCGGCACCGGTTCCGTGCGGTTCCTGATGGCCGTCGGCGACCTGCTGATCGGCTGGCTGCTGGCCCGCCAGGCCGCCGTCGCGATCGAGAAGCTCGACGCCGGCGCCACCGGCGCGGACAAGCTGTTCTACGAGGGCAAGATCGCCGCCGCGTCGTTCTTCGCCAAGAACATGCTTCCCCAGCTGAGTGCCACCCGCACCATCATCGAGAACCTCGACAACGACCTGATGGAGCTCGACGAAGCCGCCTTCTGA
- a CDS encoding acyl-CoA dehydrogenase codes for MGHYKSNVRDQEFNLFEVLSIDEAFGTGRFADIDVDTAREMLSEMARLAEGPIADSFADGDRNPPVFDPDTHTVTLPERFKASVRAVVEGGWHRVGLREEVGGMPAPSALLWALHEHILGANPAVWVYTSGATLAQIFYENATEDQKKWAILAADRDWGATMVLTEPDAGSDVGAGRTKAIQQPDGSWHIDGVKRFITSADSDDLFENIFHLVLARPEGAGPGTKGLSLFFVPKFLFDFETGELGERNGVFVTNVEHKMGLNASATCELTFGQHGVPAKGWLVGEVHSGIAQMFDVIEMARMMVGTKAIATLSTGYLNALAYAKDRVQGADLTRMMDKTAPRVTITHHPDVRRSLLTQKAYAEGMRAVYLYTASFQDAEVVAAVHDIDPDLALRVNDLLLPIVKGCGSERAFILLGQESLQTFGGSGFLQDYPIEQYVRDSKIDSLYEGTTAIQAQDFFFRKIIRDKGQALAYVAGQIEEFIKNDTGNGRLKAERTLLANALTDVQGMAAALTGYLMAAQEDAPSVYKVGTGSVRFLMAVGDLLIGWLLARQAAVAIEKLDAGATGADKLFYEGKIAAASFFAKNMLPQLSATRTIIENLDNDLMELDEAAF; via the coding sequence GTGGGTCACTACAAGTCCAACGTCCGCGATCAGGAGTTCAACCTGTTCGAGGTTCTGAGCATCGACGAGGCATTCGGCACGGGCCGCTTCGCCGACATCGACGTCGACACCGCCCGGGAAATGCTGTCGGAGATGGCGCGTCTGGCCGAGGGCCCGATCGCCGATTCCTTCGCAGACGGCGACCGCAACCCGCCGGTCTTCGACCCCGACACCCACACCGTCACCCTGCCCGAACGGTTCAAAGCCTCGGTCCGCGCGGTCGTCGAAGGCGGCTGGCACAGGGTCGGCCTGCGCGAGGAAGTCGGCGGGATGCCGGCACCCAGCGCCCTGCTGTGGGCCCTGCACGAACACATCCTCGGCGCCAACCCGGCGGTGTGGGTCTACACCAGCGGCGCCACCCTCGCGCAGATCTTCTACGAGAACGCCACCGAAGATCAGAAGAAGTGGGCGATCCTGGCCGCCGACCGCGACTGGGGCGCCACCATGGTGCTCACCGAGCCCGACGCCGGGTCCGACGTGGGCGCCGGCCGCACCAAGGCGATCCAGCAGCCCGACGGCTCCTGGCACATCGACGGCGTGAAGCGGTTCATCACCTCCGCCGACTCCGATGACCTGTTCGAGAACATCTTCCACCTGGTGCTGGCCCGCCCCGAGGGCGCCGGACCGGGCACCAAGGGCCTGTCCCTGTTCTTCGTGCCGAAGTTCCTGTTCGACTTCGAGACCGGCGAGCTGGGCGAGCGCAACGGCGTCTTCGTCACCAACGTCGAGCACAAGATGGGCCTGAACGCGTCGGCCACCTGTGAGCTGACGTTCGGTCAGCACGGCGTGCCCGCCAAGGGCTGGCTGGTCGGGGAGGTGCACTCCGGCATTGCCCAGATGTTCGACGTGATCGAGATGGCGCGGATGATGGTGGGCACCAAGGCCATTGCGACGCTGTCGACGGGATACCTCAATGCGCTGGCCTACGCGAAGGACCGGGTGCAGGGCGCGGATCTCACGCGGATGATGGACAAGACCGCGCCCCGGGTCACCATCACCCATCACCCGGATGTCCGGCGCAGCCTGCTGACCCAGAAGGCCTACGCCGAGGGTATGCGCGCGGTGTATCTCTACACGGCCTCGTTCCAGGATGCGGAGGTTGTCGCCGCGGTCCACGACATCGACCCCGATCTGGCGCTGCGGGTCAACGATCTGCTGCTGCCGATCGTCAAGGGCTGCGGTTCAGAGAGGGCGTTCATCCTGCTGGGCCAGGAATCGCTGCAGACCTTCGGCGGCTCGGGCTTCCTGCAGGACTACCCGATCGAGCAGTACGTGCGGGATTCGAAGATCGACTCCCTGTATGAGGGCACCACCGCCATCCAGGCGCAGGACTTCTTCTTCCGCAAGATCATCCGGGACAAGGGTCAGGCGCTGGCGTACGTGGCCGGCCAGATCGAGGAGTTCATCAAGAACGACACCGGCAACGGGCGACTCAAGGCCGAGCGCACCCTGCTGGCCAACGCGCTGACCGACGTGCAGGGCATGGCCGCCGCGCTGACCGGTTACCTGATGGCCGCCCAGGAGGACGCCCCCAGCGTCTACAAGGTCGGCACCGGTTCCGTGCGGTTCCTGATGGCCGTCGGCGACCTGCTGATCGGCTGGCTGCTGGCCCGCCAGGCCGCCGTCGCGATCGAGAAGCTCGACGCCGGCGCCACCGGCGCGGACAAGCTGTTCTACGAGGGCAAGATCGCCGCCGCGTCGTTCTTCGCCAAGAACATGCTTCCCCAGCTGAGTGCCACCCGCACCATCATCGAGAACCTCGACAACGACCTGATGGAGCTCGACGAAGCCGCCTTCTAA
- a CDS encoding acyl-CoA dehydrogenase yields the protein MGHYKSNVRDQEFNLFEVLGIDKALGQGSFADIDVDTAREMLSEMARLAEGPIADSFEDGDRNPPVFDPDAHTVTLPEPFKASVRACIEGGWNKVSLREELGGMPAPRALLWALNEHILGANPAVWMYAGGAAFAQIFYENATEEQKKWAVIASERDWGATMVLTEPDAGSDVGAGRTKAIQQPDGSWHIDGVKRFITSADSDDLFENIFHLVLARPEGAGPGTKGLSLFFVPKFLFDFETGELGERNGVFVTNVEHKMGLKVSATCELTFGQHGIPAKGWLVGEVHSGIAQMFDVIEQARMMVGTKAIATLSTGYLNALEYAKERVQGADLTQMMDKTAPRVTITHHPDVRRSLLTQKAYAEGMRAVYLYTASFQDEEVAKAVHGIDADLAFKVNDLLLPIVKGCGSERAFVLLGQESLQTFGGSGFLQDYPIEQYVRDSKIDSLYEGTTAIQAQDFFFRKIIRDKGQALAYVAGQIEEFIKNDTGNGRLKAERTLLANALTDVQGMAAALTGYLMAAQEDAPSVYKVGTGSVRFLMAVGDLLIGWLLARQAAVAIEKLDAGATGADKLFYEGKIAAASFFAKNMLPQLSATRTIIENLDNDLMELDEAAF from the coding sequence GTGGGTCACTACAAGTCCAACGTACGCGACCAGGAATTCAACCTGTTCGAGGTTCTGGGCATCGACAAGGCACTCGGCCAGGGCTCGTTTGCCGACATCGACGTCGACACCGCCCGCGAAATGCTCTCGGAGATGGCGCGTCTGGCCGAGGGCCCGATCGCCGATTCCTTCGAGGACGGCGACCGCAACCCGCCGGTCTTCGACCCCGACGCCCACACCGTCACCCTGCCCGAGCCTTTCAAGGCCTCGGTGCGCGCCTGCATCGAGGGTGGCTGGAACAAGGTGAGCCTGCGTGAGGAGCTCGGCGGCATGCCCGCGCCGCGGGCCCTGCTGTGGGCCCTCAACGAGCACATCCTGGGCGCCAACCCGGCCGTCTGGATGTACGCCGGCGGCGCCGCGTTCGCGCAGATCTTCTACGAGAACGCCACCGAAGAGCAGAAGAAGTGGGCCGTCATCGCCTCCGAGCGCGACTGGGGCGCCACCATGGTGCTCACCGAGCCCGACGCCGGGTCCGACGTGGGCGCCGGCCGCACCAAGGCGATCCAGCAGCCCGACGGCTCCTGGCACATCGACGGCGTGAAGCGGTTCATCACCTCCGCCGACTCCGATGACCTGTTCGAGAACATCTTCCACCTGGTGCTGGCCCGCCCCGAGGGCGCCGGACCGGGCACCAAGGGCCTGTCCCTGTTCTTCGTGCCGAAGTTCCTGTTCGACTTCGAGACCGGCGAGCTGGGCGAGCGCAACGGCGTCTTCGTCACCAACGTCGAGCACAAGATGGGCCTGAAGGTTTCGGCCACCTGTGAGCTGACCTTCGGCCAGCACGGGATTCCCGCCAAGGGCTGGCTGGTCGGGGAGGTGCACTCCGGCATCGCGCAGATGTTCGACGTCATCGAGCAGGCCCGGATGATGGTGGGCACCAAGGCCATCGCCACCCTGTCCACCGGTTACCTCAACGCTCTCGAGTACGCCAAGGAGCGCGTGCAGGGTGCCGATCTGACCCAGATGATGGACAAGACCGCCCCGCGCGTCACCATCACCCACCACCCGGATGTCCGGCGCAGCCTGCTGACCCAGAAGGCCTACGCCGAGGGCATGCGCGCGGTCTACCTCTACACCGCGTCCTTCCAGGACGAAGAGGTCGCCAAGGCCGTCCACGGCATCGACGCCGACCTGGCGTTCAAGGTCAACGACCTGCTGCTGCCGATCGTCAAGGGCTGCGGCTCCGAGCGGGCGTTCGTGCTGCTGGGCCAGGAATCGCTGCAGACCTTCGGCGGTTCGGGCTTCCTGCAGGACTACCCGATCGAGCAGTACGTGCGCGACTCGAAGATCGACTCCCTGTATGAGGGCACCACCGCCATCCAGGCGCAGGACTTCTTCTTCCGCAAGATCATCCGGGACAAGGGTCAGGCGCTGGCGTACGTGGCCGGCCAGATCGAGGAGTTCATCAAGAACGACACCGGCAACGGGCGACTCAAGGCCGAGCGCACCCTGCTGGCCAACGCGCTGACCGACGTGCAGGGCATGGCCGCCGCGCTGACCGGTTACCTGATGGCCGCCCAGGAGGACGCCCCCAGCGTCTACAAGGTCGGCACCGGTTCCGTGCGGTTCCTGATGGCCGTCGGCGACCTGCTGATCGGCTGGCTGCTGGCCCGCCAGGCCGCCGTCGCGATCGAGAAGCTCGACGCCGGCGCCACCGGCGCGGACAAGCTGTTCTACGAGGGCAAGATCGCCGCCGCGTCGTTCTTCGCCAAGAACATGCTCCCGCAGCTGTCGGCCACCCGCACCATCATCGAGAACCTCGACAACGACCTGATGGAGCTCGACGAAGCCGCCTTCTAA
- a CDS encoding succinate dehydrogenase/fumarate reductase iron-sulfur subunit codes for MGTYDAKLRVWRGDDDGGELQDYAVEVNEGEVVLDIVHRLQATQAPDLAVRWNCKAGKCGSCSAEINGKPKLMCMTRMSSFDPADTVTITPLRTFPIMRDLVTDVSFNYEKARQIPSFTPPKGLKPGEYRMAQVDVERSQEFRKCIECFLCQDVCHVVRDHEENKANFAGPRFHMRIAELDMHPLDVVDRREMAQDTFGLGYCNITKCCTEVCPEHIKITDNALIPMKERVADRKYDPIVWLGNKLFRRDQT; via the coding sequence ATGGGCACCTACGACGCGAAACTCCGGGTCTGGCGCGGCGACGACGACGGCGGCGAGCTGCAGGACTACGCCGTCGAAGTCAACGAGGGCGAGGTGGTGCTCGACATCGTGCACCGGCTGCAGGCCACCCAGGCGCCGGATCTGGCTGTCCGGTGGAACTGCAAGGCCGGCAAGTGCGGATCGTGTTCGGCGGAGATCAACGGCAAGCCGAAACTGATGTGCATGACCCGGATGTCGAGCTTCGATCCGGCCGACACGGTGACCATCACCCCGCTGCGCACCTTCCCGATCATGCGCGACCTGGTCACCGACGTGTCGTTCAACTACGAAAAGGCGCGCCAGATCCCGTCGTTCACGCCACCGAAGGGCCTCAAGCCCGGCGAGTATCGGATGGCGCAGGTCGACGTGGAGCGCAGCCAGGAATTCCGCAAGTGCATCGAATGCTTCCTGTGCCAGGACGTTTGTCACGTGGTCCGCGACCACGAAGAGAACAAGGCGAACTTCGCCGGGCCGCGGTTCCACATGCGCATCGCCGAGCTAGATATGCACCCGCTCGACGTCGTGGACCGCAGGGAGATGGCGCAGGACACCTTCGGGCTCGGCTACTGCAATATCACCAAGTGCTGCACCGAGGTGTGCCCGGAGCACATCAAAATCACCGACAACGCGCTGATCCCGATGAAGGAGCGCGTCGCCGACCGCAAGTACGACCCGATCGTCTGGCTGGGAAACAAGTTATTCCGCCGAGATCAGACCTGA